From a region of the Methanolobus tindarius DSM 2278 genome:
- the glmM gene encoding phosphoglucosamine mutase: protein MKLFGSSGIRGLANVEVTVDLALKVGMALGKSKKNAVIGRDPRVAGEMIELAVISGLMSAGCDVTRVGLVTTPTLAYAARNYDCGVMITASHNPATDVGIKLWNPDGMAFDSSQQEEIENIIEKEDFIYVPWNMVGEITTYGNAVRDHMDMILSHSTGAPIRVVIDCGGGAGGTITPFLLRKMGCEVITLNSQLDGHFPARNPEPKEDNLWMLKKAVKEFDAALGIAHDGDADRMMAVDENGDFLSGDEMLAIFARFECKGNPMIVVPVDTSMIVDDSMPGSTVVHTRVGDVYVAEEMKKLKADFGGEPSGSWIFPRISYCPDGIYAGALLVDIVKEKKLSELRDELPKYPTLRSTVACANDKKAAVMQAVSSKLESMGEVSSIDGIRVDMEGGWVLVRPSGTEAKIRVTAEARQDVEKLHAKVENIVKECLK from the coding sequence ATGAAGTTATTTGGTTCTTCAGGTATCCGCGGACTTGCAAATGTAGAAGTTACCGTAGACCTGGCACTGAAAGTTGGAATGGCTCTTGGAAAATCAAAAAAGAATGCTGTTATCGGCAGGGATCCAAGGGTAGCAGGAGAGATGATTGAGCTTGCAGTAATCTCCGGTCTGATGTCTGCAGGTTGTGATGTTACAAGGGTTGGTCTTGTGACAACTCCTACACTTGCATATGCAGCAAGAAATTATGATTGCGGTGTAATGATAACCGCATCGCACAACCCTGCAACAGATGTTGGAATCAAGTTATGGAATCCTGATGGGATGGCATTTGATTCATCCCAGCAGGAAGAGATAGAGAATATTATCGAAAAAGAAGATTTTATTTATGTTCCCTGGAATATGGTGGGTGAAATCACCACATACGGAAATGCTGTAAGGGACCACATGGATATGATACTTAGCCACTCCACAGGTGCACCGATTCGTGTTGTAATTGATTGTGGAGGCGGTGCAGGAGGTACAATAACACCTTTCCTTTTACGTAAAATGGGATGCGAGGTTATCACACTTAATTCCCAGCTTGACGGACATTTCCCTGCACGTAACCCCGAACCAAAAGAAGATAATCTCTGGATGCTGAAAAAAGCAGTAAAGGAATTCGATGCAGCCCTTGGTATCGCTCATGATGGTGATGCTGACAGAATGATGGCTGTTGATGAAAATGGTGACTTCCTTTCCGGTGATGAGATGCTTGCAATCTTTGCACGCTTTGAGTGTAAAGGGAACCCCATGATTGTGGTTCCTGTTGATACATCAATGATAGTTGATGATTCCATGCCCGGTTCCACTGTTGTTCACACAAGGGTTGGAGACGTTTATGTTGCCGAGGAAATGAAGAAACTAAAAGCTGATTTTGGAGGGGAGCCTTCAGGAAGCTGGATTTTCCCAAGGATTTCCTATTGTCCGGATGGAATTTATGCAGGAGCTCTGCTTGTTGATATAGTGAAAGAGAAGAAACTCTCAGAACTGCGGGATGAGCTTCCAAAGTATCCGACACTCAGAAGTACGGTTGCATGTGCCAATGATAAAAAGGCGGCTGTAATGCAGGCTGTCAGTTCAAAACTTGAAAGCATGGGTGAAGTTTCCAGCATAGATGGTATCAGGGTTGATATGGAAGGTGGCTGGGTGCTTGTCAGGCCATCGGGAACCGAGGCAAAGATAAGGGTCACAGCAGAAGCCAGACAGGATGTTGAAAAGCTGCATGCTAAGGTTGAGAATATAGTAAAGGAGTGCCTCAAATGA
- the glmU gene encoding bifunctional sugar-1-phosphate nucleotidylyltransferase/acetyltransferase: MKVVILAAGEGTRMRPLTASKPKVMLPIANKPMMEHTINAAIEAGVKEFLIVTGYREDAIKDYFKDGSHLGISVEYVRQEEQLGTANAIGCAKGFVNGHFIVLNGDMLVSTEHIAHLVSRTEDAIISVKKVENPSQFGVIETDEDKVTRIIEKPKNPPTNLANAGIYLFHEAIFDYIDKTGKSSRGEYEITDSLQMMIDDGLNVGYELLETEWIDIGRPWDILDANKVLLENIDNTCEGTVEPYATLHGNVKVGKNTIIRNGAYIMGPVIIGDDCDIGPNCFIRASTAIGNDVRIGNAVEIKNTVIMDGTNVGHLSYVGDSVIGTNCNFGAGTKVANLRHDNKNVKSVIKGEVVDTGRRKLGVIMGDDVHTGINSSINIGTVMEAGSSTMPGEVLMYRRKTN, encoded by the coding sequence ATGAAAGTAGTGATTCTGGCTGCCGGTGAAGGCACACGTATGAGACCTCTCACTGCATCAAAACCAAAAGTGATGCTTCCAATCGCTAACAAGCCAATGATGGAACATACCATCAATGCGGCAATCGAGGCAGGAGTAAAAGAGTTCCTTATCGTTACAGGCTATCGTGAAGATGCTATTAAGGATTATTTCAAAGATGGCAGCCACCTTGGAATCAGTGTTGAATACGTGCGCCAGGAAGAGCAGCTTGGAACGGCAAACGCCATTGGTTGTGCAAAGGGTTTTGTGAATGGTCATTTTATTGTTCTTAACGGTGACATGCTTGTCAGCACAGAACATATCGCTCATCTTGTATCAAGGACAGAAGATGCTATTATCAGTGTTAAGAAAGTGGAAAATCCTTCTCAGTTCGGAGTAATTGAAACCGACGAGGATAAAGTAACACGGATTATTGAGAAACCTAAAAACCCGCCTACAAATCTTGCAAATGCAGGAATATACCTTTTCCATGAAGCTATTTTCGATTACATTGATAAAACCGGAAAATCATCAAGAGGAGAATATGAAATTACAGATTCCCTGCAGATGATGATAGATGATGGTCTTAATGTTGGTTACGAACTTCTGGAAACCGAGTGGATCGATATTGGCAGGCCATGGGATATTCTGGATGCCAACAAAGTTCTGCTTGAGAATATCGATAATACCTGTGAAGGAACAGTCGAACCCTATGCAACTCTCCATGGTAATGTGAAGGTTGGTAAAAACACAATTATCAGAAACGGTGCATACATCATGGGTCCTGTAATTATAGGCGATGATTGCGATATTGGGCCAAACTGCTTTATCAGAGCTTCAACTGCAATTGGTAATGATGTCCGTATTGGAAATGCAGTTGAGATAAAGAACACTGTAATTATGGATGGTACAAATGTCGGCCACCTTAGTTATGTAGGTGACAGTGTCATAGGAACTAACTGTAATTTCGGTGCCGGGACAAAGGTTGCGAATCTAAGGCATGATAATAAGAATGTGAAATCGGTTATCAAAGGCGAGGTTGTTGACACCGGAAGAAGAAAACTTGGTGTTATCATGGGTGATGATGTACACACAGGCATCAATTCCAGTATCAATATCGGGACTGTAATGGAAGCCGGAAGTTCAACCATGCCTGGTGAAGTCCTGATGTACAGAAGAAAGACTAATTAA
- a CDS encoding KEOPS complex subunit Pcc1 has protein sequence MKITTTIEFKDEGAMQVAKRIANSLAPDNLTNMHTEIKKDSVCIHISTEKITSLIATVDDLMMNAKLAEEIAEDLEE, from the coding sequence ATGAAAATTACTACAACTATTGAATTCAAAGATGAAGGTGCCATGCAGGTAGCTAAGAGAATTGCAAATTCACTGGCTCCTGATAACCTGACAAATATGCATACTGAAATCAAGAAGGACAGTGTGTGCATTCATATTTCAACAGAAAAGATAACTTCACTTATAGCCACTGTTGATGATTTAATGATGAATGCAAAGCTTGCAGAAGAAATAGCTGAAGACCTTGAAGAGTGA
- the glmS gene encoding glutamine--fructose-6-phosphate transaminase (isomerizing), with product MCGIVGYIGNEQAVPILLESLKMLEYRGYDSAGVTVFNEKLETYKIAGRIKDLEGVIPENVSGNVGIGHTRWATHGKPETRNAHPHNSSDISVVHNGIIENYLELKERLIEQGYEFKSDTDTEVIAHLLHFNMSCDSEMCLLDGLAKTIKELDGSYAIAALCNNEPGIIAFARKDSPLVIGIGNGSHYAASDVTAFLKYTKEVIFINDNEIGLLRPDSIEIYDLEGNSVSRDTETIEWDLEAAEKAGYEHFMLKEIHEQPTSIQNTFAGKLSELEGTVTLEEIYLKPEEVKRLRRATIIACGTSWNAGILGKYLFEKLAGLHTDVETASEFRYSNPVLCGEELTIAITQSGETADTLAAVRSSASYGCRSIAITNVVGSTITRESDSVLYTRAGPEIGVAATKTFTAQLMALYMLAINLGRTRGVISANEAKDLIVGIKKLPGQIQKVLSRKNTINECAVQFADKRDYFFIGRYLNFPVALEGALKLKEISYIHAEGYAAGELKHGPLALITDETPVVAIATKGHTYEKILSNIKEVKARNATVIAVADDDDTEIEKYVDEVIRVPPAHELLSPVLSSVALQLLSYYTALAKDCSIDKPRNLAKSVTVE from the coding sequence ATGTGCGGAATAGTTGGATATATCGGGAATGAGCAGGCAGTACCCATATTGCTTGAATCACTTAAGATGCTGGAATACAGAGGATACGACTCAGCCGGTGTAACTGTTTTCAATGAAAAACTTGAGACATATAAGATAGCAGGCAGAATAAAGGATCTTGAAGGAGTAATCCCTGAAAACGTATCAGGAAATGTGGGAATCGGACATACAAGATGGGCCACACACGGAAAACCGGAAACAAGAAATGCCCACCCTCATAATTCATCAGATATATCAGTTGTTCACAACGGCATAATTGAGAATTATCTGGAACTCAAGGAAAGGCTGATAGAGCAGGGATATGAGTTCAAGTCAGACACCGACACAGAGGTTATTGCACATCTTTTACATTTCAACATGAGCTGTGATAGCGAAATGTGCCTTCTGGACGGACTGGCTAAAACCATAAAGGAACTTGACGGGTCATATGCCATTGCTGCACTTTGCAATAATGAACCTGGAATAATTGCCTTTGCCAGAAAGGACAGCCCACTTGTAATCGGAATTGGAAATGGAAGCCACTATGCAGCATCTGATGTTACAGCGTTTTTGAAGTATACAAAAGAAGTCATTTTCATAAATGATAATGAAATTGGTCTTCTAAGACCAGATTCAATTGAGATATATGATCTTGAAGGAAACTCAGTTTCAAGAGACACAGAAACAATCGAATGGGACCTTGAAGCTGCAGAGAAGGCAGGTTACGAACACTTCATGCTCAAAGAGATTCACGAACAGCCAACTTCCATACAAAACACATTTGCAGGTAAGCTTTCTGAACTTGAAGGAACTGTTACGCTTGAAGAAATATATCTTAAACCCGAGGAGGTTAAAAGGCTCAGAAGGGCTACTATAATAGCCTGTGGAACTTCATGGAATGCCGGCATTCTCGGAAAATACCTTTTTGAGAAACTTGCAGGCCTGCATACTGATGTTGAAACTGCATCAGAGTTCAGGTACAGTAATCCGGTCCTTTGCGGAGAGGAACTTACAATTGCAATCACCCAGTCCGGTGAAACAGCTGATACCCTTGCAGCAGTCAGGAGTTCAGCATCTTATGGATGTCGAAGTATCGCAATTACAAATGTAGTTGGGAGTACAATCACAAGGGAATCGGACAGTGTGCTCTATACCAGAGCCGGGCCCGAGATTGGTGTGGCAGCAACAAAGACATTCACAGCCCAGCTTATGGCACTTTATATGCTTGCCATAAACCTTGGGAGAACAAGAGGAGTTATCAGTGCCAACGAGGCAAAAGACCTTATTGTCGGTATAAAGAAGCTCCCCGGCCAGATACAGAAAGTTCTCAGCAGGAAGAATACGATTAACGAATGTGCTGTGCAGTTTGCAGATAAGAGAGATTACTTCTTCATTGGTCGTTACCTGAATTTCCCTGTAGCTCTGGAAGGTGCATTGAAGCTAAAGGAAATATCATACATACACGCTGAAGGTTATGCAGCAGGTGAACTTAAACATGGTCCACTGGCTTTAATCACAGATGAGACCCCGGTTGTGGCAATAGCCACAAAAGGACACACCTACGAGAAGATACTGAGTAATATCAAGGAAGTAAAAGCACGTAATGCGACAGTCATTGCAGTAGCAGATGACGATGATACAGAAATTGAAAAGTATGTGGATGAAGTGATACGCGTGCCACCTGCACATGAACTACTGTCACCTGTACTCTCATCAGTAGCATTGCAGTTGCTTTCATATTATACAGCACTTGCAAAGGACTGTTCCATTGACAAGCCAAGGAACCTTGCAAAGAGTGTGACCGTAGAATAA
- a CDS encoding single-stranded-DNA-specific exonuclease RecJ gives MNLNIEMQKLKELAREAADVIEKYEHVRVISHNDADGLTSAGIICQALLRQDIRFHTSIVPRLDKSVVEMVKETTADDDLVIFCDMGSGQSDIISEIKQDIVVLDHHVPVGESPAKVLVNPHIVGIDGAMHISGSGVTFFVAMEMEPANVDLSGLAIAGAVGDKQIFSTLNGHILEEAVNAEVVSIKKGLKIGDGEIAKVLEYTPEPYLDITGDSEKIAEFLDFLGIEGNIEDLNPDQTKALTSAVALKLAKNASPEAVDAAIGDVYILNNEIVSNVYDLVAILNTCGKAEKYGMGLSICLKDKTHLEEARDMAISHQISIVENIKKGMDMVKEGKSIGYLIGTDMESTGMIASTFVRYVNPDMPFVAVNQVDELVKVSARGTRALVEKGLDLSFALREAANSVGGEGGGHNVASGASIPPGTAEQFIAKVDEIVAEQLPKQEQTE, from the coding sequence ATGAACTTAAATATCGAGATGCAAAAACTCAAAGAACTGGCACGTGAAGCGGCAGATGTAATTGAAAAATACGAGCACGTACGTGTGATTTCCCATAATGATGCCGATGGGCTGACATCAGCCGGTATTATCTGCCAAGCTCTTTTAAGACAGGATATCCGTTTTCATACATCCATTGTGCCACGTCTCGATAAGTCTGTAGTTGAAATGGTAAAGGAGACTACAGCAGATGATGACCTTGTGATTTTCTGTGATATGGGTAGCGGTCAGTCAGATATAATCTCCGAAATAAAACAGGATATTGTTGTACTTGACCACCACGTTCCTGTGGGTGAATCTCCTGCTAAAGTACTGGTAAACCCGCATATTGTGGGAATAGACGGTGCTATGCATATATCTGGATCAGGAGTCACTTTTTTTGTGGCAATGGAGATGGAACCTGCAAATGTTGACCTTTCAGGACTTGCCATTGCAGGTGCTGTGGGTGATAAGCAGATTTTCAGCACCCTTAACGGCCACATTCTTGAAGAGGCTGTGAATGCTGAAGTTGTTTCAATCAAAAAAGGACTGAAAATCGGTGATGGAGAAATTGCTAAAGTGCTTGAATACACGCCTGAACCTTATCTTGATATAACCGGTGACAGTGAGAAGATAGCTGAGTTCTTGGATTTCCTTGGAATTGAGGGAAATATCGAAGACCTTAATCCTGACCAGACAAAAGCACTCACTTCAGCCGTTGCATTAAAACTTGCAAAGAATGCAAGTCCTGAAGCTGTGGATGCTGCAATCGGTGATGTTTACATATTGAATAATGAGATTGTTTCCAATGTTTACGACCTTGTTGCAATTCTCAATACCTGTGGCAAGGCTGAAAAATATGGCATGGGACTTTCCATATGCCTGAAAGATAAAACCCATCTGGAAGAAGCAAGGGACATGGCAATCTCTCACCAGATATCCATTGTGGAGAATATCAAAAAAGGCATGGATATGGTCAAAGAAGGAAAAAGTATCGGTTACCTGATAGGCACCGACATGGAGTCTACAGGCATGATTGCCAGTACTTTTGTCAGGTATGTAAATCCCGATATGCCTTTTGTTGCTGTAAACCAGGTTGATGAGCTTGTAAAAGTTTCCGCAAGGGGCACCCGTGCACTTGTGGAAAAAGGACTTGACCTCTCATTTGCACTCCGTGAGGCTGCAAATTCAGTTGGTGGCGAAGGCGGTGGACACAATGTTGCATCCGGTGCATCAATTCCACCGGGAACTGCTGAGCAGTTCATTGCTAAGGTTGACGAGATAGTTGCAGAACAACTCCCAAAGCAGGAGCAGACTGAATGA